The Thioalkalivibrio sulfidiphilus HL-EbGr7 genome includes a window with the following:
- a CDS encoding toxin-antitoxin system TumE family protein: protein MQAELLLRERHQVAPDAFVEIRIWRVPRRVPGSTHAYKYSLAFVVAGDCVIRYDNEAGKGDHKHLGSRELPYTFTTAAQLLADFWSEVDQWRRS, encoded by the coding sequence ATGCAGGCAGAATTGTTGCTCAGGGAAAGGCACCAGGTCGCGCCGGACGCCTTTGTGGAGATCCGCATCTGGCGTGTGCCACGGCGGGTACCCGGCTCAACACACGCATACAAGTACTCGCTGGCCTTCGTCGTGGCAGGTGACTGCGTCATTCGCTACGACAACGAAGCTGGCAAGGGCGATCACAAGCACCTGGGTTCCAGGGAACTGCCTTACACATTCACCACGGCCGCCCAGTTGCTGGCCGACTTCTGGTCCGAGGTGGACCAATGGAGGCGATCATGA
- the fliD gene encoding flagellar filament capping protein FliD: MAISSLGIGSGLDLSALVNQLVAAERQPVESRLFRREANYQAQLSAFGSIKGGLSSLETALGKLVDLKEGRTASSSDNARLGVSAQESAFPGRYTVRVETLATAETRASLAFDDADTVVGSGSLSLQVGDGELVNITIDEDNNTLRGIRDAINASEAGVQASIINDGTGARLVLTSGTTGAANTINLTVSDDDGDDTDLSGLSRLASNNLDVVTAAGDAQAQINGLTVTSPSNTLDGAIEGLTLTLRGESEPGTSITVEVGKNRAAVRSAINEFVTAYNAVVDQVRELTRYNPETQQGAVLVGDSTLRGIRSRLSSGLLASGGEAGSQFTNLVNLGINSDRNGKLSLDSAALDRALDEDFQGAIGLLNEVSSGLRDTVKGFTETGGLLDARTDGLLTRIRDIDRQREVLDNRMEQFEARLVRQFGAMDALVGQLQNTSQYLSQQLGALNAMLNQNRNR, encoded by the coding sequence ATGGCCATCAGCTCACTCGGTATCGGTTCCGGACTGGATCTGTCCGCGCTGGTCAATCAGCTGGTGGCCGCCGAGCGACAGCCTGTTGAAAGCAGGCTTTTCCGCCGTGAGGCCAACTACCAGGCCCAGCTGTCCGCCTTCGGCAGCATCAAGGGCGGGCTGTCCTCCCTGGAAACCGCTCTGGGCAAGCTGGTGGATCTCAAGGAGGGCCGCACGGCCTCCAGTTCCGACAATGCACGCCTGGGTGTGAGTGCCCAGGAATCCGCCTTTCCAGGCCGCTACACCGTACGCGTAGAGACCCTGGCCACCGCCGAGACCCGTGCAAGTCTCGCCTTCGACGATGCCGACACGGTGGTGGGCAGTGGTAGCCTGTCCCTGCAGGTGGGTGACGGCGAGCTGGTCAACATCACCATCGACGAAGACAACAACACCCTGCGCGGCATCCGCGACGCCATCAATGCCTCTGAAGCCGGTGTGCAGGCCAGCATCATCAACGACGGCACCGGGGCGCGCCTGGTGCTGACCTCCGGCACCACGGGGGCGGCCAACACCATCAATCTCACCGTGTCCGACGATGATGGCGACGACACCGACCTGTCCGGGCTGTCCCGCCTGGCATCGAACAACCTGGACGTGGTGACCGCCGCCGGCGACGCGCAGGCACAGATCAACGGCCTGACGGTGACCAGTCCCAGCAATACCCTGGACGGGGCCATCGAGGGCCTGACCCTGACCCTGCGCGGCGAGTCCGAGCCCGGCACCAGCATCACCGTGGAGGTGGGCAAGAACCGGGCGGCGGTGCGCAGCGCCATCAATGAATTCGTGACTGCCTACAACGCGGTGGTGGATCAGGTCAGGGAGCTGACACGATATAACCCCGAGACCCAGCAGGGCGCCGTGCTGGTGGGCGACAGCACCCTGCGCGGCATCCGCAGCCGGCTCTCCTCCGGGCTGTTGGCCAGCGGCGGCGAGGCGGGCTCGCAGTTCACCAACCTGGTGAATCTGGGTATCAACTCCGACCGTAACGGCAAGCTTTCCCTGGACAGTGCCGCCCTGGATCGGGCCCTGGACGAGGATTTCCAGGGGGCGATCGGTCTGCTCAACGAGGTCTCAAGCGGTCTCAGGGACACGGTCAAGGGCTTCACGGAGACCGGCGGTCTGCTGGATGCCCGAACCGACGGCCTGCTCACCCGTATCCGCGACATTGATCGTCAGCGTGAGGTACTTGATAACCGCATGGAACAGTTCGAGGCCCGACTGGTGCGCCAGTTCGGCGCCATGGACGCCTTGGTGGGGCAGCTTCAGAACACCAGCCAGTACCTGAGCCAGCAGCTGGGCGCGCTGAACGCCATGCTCAATCAGAACAGGAACAGGTAA
- a CDS encoding transcriptional regulator, with protein MSTVTLSVASREDVTRRALAAFAGKRQGDHITFASVELLWQTLTGKRWELLKAMTGQGAMSIRETARRVERDVKGVHRDVHALLDAGILDRTEDGRIIFPFDAVHVDFTLTAAA; from the coding sequence ATGAGCACCGTTACGCTTTCCGTGGCCAGTCGTGAGGACGTCACTCGCCGCGCCCTGGCGGCGTTCGCAGGCAAGCGGCAAGGGGACCACATCACCTTCGCCTCGGTCGAACTCCTCTGGCAGACCCTCACGGGCAAGCGTTGGGAACTGCTCAAGGCGATGACCGGGCAGGGGGCCATGAGCATCCGTGAGACGGCCCGGCGGGTCGAGCGGGATGTGAAGGGTGTCCACCGGGATGTCCATGCCCTGCTGGACGCAGGCATCCTGGACCGCACCGAGGATGGCCGGATCATCTTCCCCTTTGATGCCGTGCACGTGGATTTCACCCTGACTGCAGCGGCTTGA
- the fliS gene encoding flagellar export chaperone FliS → MYQTGIHQALNQYRDGALAEVNEANPHRLIQMLFDGALERIATAKGAMQQGNVAVKGERISKAIGIIDGLRAHLDMEKGGEVAANLDALYEYMGRRLTEANLRNDPAMLDEVSKLLREVKAGWDAIPAQQAAEGDRG, encoded by the coding sequence ATGTACCAGACCGGCATCCACCAGGCACTGAACCAGTACCGCGACGGCGCCCTGGCCGAGGTCAACGAGGCCAATCCCCACCGGCTCATCCAGATGCTGTTCGACGGGGCCCTGGAGCGCATCGCCACCGCCAAGGGGGCCATGCAGCAGGGCAACGTGGCGGTGAAGGGCGAGCGCATCAGCAAGGCCATCGGCATCATCGACGGTCTGCGCGCCCACCTGGACATGGAGAAGGGTGGCGAGGTGGCTGCAAACCTGGACGCCCTGTACGAATACATGGGCCGGCGCCTGACCGAGGCCAATCTGCGCAACGACCCGGCCATGCTTGACGAGGTGTCCAAACTGTTGCGGGAAGTGAAGGCCGGCTGGGACGCCATCCCCGCCCAGCAGGCCGCCGAAGGCGATCGTGGCTGA
- a CDS encoding flagellar protein FlaG has protein sequence MKDMLINPMPQASVPAPAPVRKPDTAAAGGKTEPPPAAAAGKDLPAPSAPEMPELDLSGVVESLNDYMQSVRRDLRFSVDDFSGRTVITVLDSESQEVIRQIPPESVQALAEYLRDQGGLDSFGVAEKA, from the coding sequence ATGAAGGATATGCTCATCAACCCCATGCCACAGGCCTCCGTGCCTGCCCCGGCCCCGGTGAGGAAGCCGGATACGGCGGCAGCGGGCGGCAAGACCGAACCGCCCCCGGCAGCGGCGGCCGGCAAGGACCTGCCTGCCCCCTCGGCACCGGAGATGCCCGAACTGGATCTCTCCGGGGTGGTGGAATCGCTCAACGACTATATGCAGTCGGTGAGGCGGGACCTGCGTTTCTCGGTGGATGATTTCAGCGGCAGGACCGTGATCACCGTGCTGGACTCCGAGAGCCAGGAGGTGATCCGCCAGATCCCGCCGGAGTCGGTGCAGGCCCTGGCGGAATACCTGCGCGACCAAGGTGGTCTGGACAGCTTCGGGGTGGCCGAGAAGGCTTAG
- a CDS encoding flagellin, giving the protein MAQIINTNVLSLNAQRNLTNSQSALQTSLQRLSSGLRINSAKDDAAGLAISERFTTQIRGLNQAVRNANDGISFAQTAEGALSTVGDALQRIRELAVQSANDTNSSSDRQALNNEVQQLIAEVNRVANATEFNGQKILDGSLSELVFQVGANQNQTITVNGVDARASQLGARVAEGDSALSGDFTGAFDFGTPGTLAIQGVEIDLADLNTDATSLTEVVNRINALSAETGVTAALSSQAEATFAITAADAAGTLNINGVNIAVDSGDTAELLAGKINALSNQTGVTASFDGADLTLTSNGDITIERTGGGALVIGGLGAGESGTIMRGIDLATNVGQDILVATTGSADDLNITAGGTDRALTDQNVLSRERANQTIQVMDFALQQVSGLRAELGAVQVRFESTISNLGVSVENLSAARSRIRDADFAAETAELTRAQILQQAGISVLAQANAVPQSVLALLQ; this is encoded by the coding sequence ATGGCCCAGATCATCAATACCAACGTGCTGTCGCTCAACGCCCAGCGCAACCTGACCAACTCCCAGAGCGCCCTGCAGACCTCCCTGCAGCGGCTGTCCTCGGGTCTTCGCATCAACAGCGCCAAGGACGATGCCGCCGGTCTGGCCATCTCCGAGCGCTTCACCACCCAGATCCGCGGTCTGAACCAGGCTGTGCGCAATGCCAACGATGGCATCTCCTTCGCCCAGACGGCCGAAGGCGCCCTGTCCACCGTGGGTGATGCCCTGCAGCGTATCCGCGAGCTGGCGGTACAGTCCGCTAACGACACGAACTCCTCCTCTGACCGCCAGGCCCTGAACAATGAGGTGCAGCAGCTGATCGCGGAGGTGAACCGGGTTGCGAATGCCACTGAGTTCAATGGTCAGAAGATCCTGGACGGCAGCCTGTCTGAACTGGTGTTCCAGGTGGGTGCCAACCAGAACCAGACCATCACCGTTAACGGTGTAGACGCCCGAGCCTCCCAGCTCGGTGCCCGTGTGGCTGAAGGTGACTCTGCCCTGTCTGGCGATTTCACCGGCGCCTTTGATTTCGGTACGCCAGGTACTCTGGCCATTCAGGGTGTTGAGATTGATCTTGCAGACCTCAACACCGATGCCACTTCTTTGACCGAAGTGGTTAATCGAATCAATGCATTGTCCGCGGAAACTGGTGTCACCGCTGCGCTGTCCTCCCAGGCCGAAGCCACGTTTGCCATCACGGCTGCGGATGCCGCGGGTACCCTGAACATCAATGGGGTGAACATCGCTGTCGATAGTGGTGATACCGCTGAGTTGTTGGCTGGCAAGATCAATGCACTGTCCAACCAGACCGGTGTTACCGCAAGCTTTGACGGTGCTGATCTGACGCTGACTTCCAACGGCGACATCACGATTGAGCGAACTGGTGGTGGCGCTCTGGTCATCGGCGGCCTGGGAGCCGGTGAATCCGGTACCATCATGCGTGGAATTGATCTGGCCACCAATGTGGGTCAGGACATCCTTGTGGCCACCACTGGCAGTGCCGACGACCTTAACATTACTGCTGGTGGTACTGATCGCGCCCTGACTGATCAGAACGTCCTGAGCCGTGAACGTGCTAACCAGACTATCCAGGTCATGGATTTCGCCCTACAGCAGGTCAGTGGTCTGCGCGCCGAACTGGGTGCGGTCCAGGTGCGCTTCGAGTCCACCATCTCCAACCTGGGCGTCTCCGTGGAGAACCTCTCCGCTGCCCGGTCCCGTATCCGGGATGCGGACTTCGCCGCAGAGACCGCCGAGCTGACCCGCGCCCAGATCCTGCAGCAGGCCGGTATCTCGGTGCTGGCCCAGGCCAACGCGGTGCCCCAGAGCGTGCTGGCCCTGCTGCAGTAA
- a CDS encoding nucleotidyltransferase domain-containing protein produces the protein MRLTSQQVRIIREKVRETLGRDARVHLFGSRVDDTARGGDIDLYIEVDQVLVNRAATASRLAAQLQMALGDQRIDVLLVDPQTPRQPIHGVAAREGVAL, from the coding sequence ATGCGATTGACCAGCCAACAGGTGCGGATCATCCGTGAAAAGGTGCGCGAGACGCTGGGGCGTGATGCCCGGGTACACCTGTTCGGTTCACGGGTGGATGATACGGCCCGGGGAGGTGACATCGATCTGTATATCGAGGTGGATCAGGTGCTCGTAAACCGCGCAGCGACGGCCAGCCGTCTTGCTGCGCAGCTTCAGATGGCGCTCGGCGACCAGCGCATCGATGTCCTGCTTGTCGATCCCCAGACCCCCCGTCAGCCAATTCACGGGGTAGCAGCCCGGGAAGGGGTGGCCCTGTGA